Genomic DNA from Shouchella patagoniensis:
AGCGGGATTTGCTGCCCAGCACTTTGGCATCGGACACGTCTTTACATTAGCTGCTGTTATAAGCTTTTTAGCGCTAATCATTACGGGGTGGTCCATTTACAAAGATAACAAACAGCGTTTTTCAAAAGAACATCCCACACAACAAAAAACCAGTTGACTCTTCAACTGGTTTTTCTGCTTGTATTAATAAGGATCTGAAGGATCCCCTTTTTGTCCCGCTTCCCTCACAGCATCAGCCTGCTTTTCCTTCATACTTTCCTGCTCGCGCTTAATACCATCTTGTAGTCGTTTGCCATAATCGGCATCCGCTGCCGTGATATTTTTAATCATTTGTTCACGCACAGCATCATGAACATCAGCCAATGCGCCTGATAAATTAGAAATCAACTCGTCTTTCTCCCAATCAGCGAGACGACGATACGTTTCTCCAGCCTGGCCAAAGTTGTTCGGGCGGTCAATCGCTTCGCCTTTCACTTCTCCGGATACATGTGGCGTGTGAAGTTCGCCTGTTTTTTCAGCCTCTTTTAATCCACCAATTACCGAAGGTTCATAATTAATATGTGGGTTATTGCTTGGTGGACTATCTACTTGATAGGTCATTTGACCATCACGCTGATTTGTTGCGACGCGTTTTTTAGGTGCGTTAATTGGCAACTGCAAGTAATTCGCTCCAACGCGGTGACGTTGTGTATCGGAATATGAAAACGTCCGTCCTTGCAACAATTTATCATCAGAAAAATCCAACCCATCAACAAGCACACCCGTTCCGAAAGCCGCTTGTTCCACTTCAGCAAAGTAATTCTCTGGGTTTTTATTTAAAACCATTTTCCCGACTTTATGCCATGGAAATTTGTCTTTATACCACAGCTTCGTTGGATCGAGGGGATCGAAATCTAGTTCAGGGTGTTCGCTATCTTCCATAATTTGTACGTACAATTCCCATTCCGGATAATCTCCTTTTTCAATGGCATCATACAGATCTTGGGTCGCATGATTAAAGTTTTGACCTTGAATTTGATCCGCTTCCTCTTGCGTTAAGTTTTTTATGCCTTGCACTGGCTCCCAGTGGTATTTAACAAGAACTGCTTTGCCTTCCTCGTTTACCCATCTATATGCATGCACACCTGAGCCTTGCATATGACGGTAATTAGCTGGAATCCCCCATGGAGAGAATAAGAATGTAATCATATGTGTTGCTTCAGGGCTTTGTGAGACAAAATCAAAGAACCGTTCCATGCTTTGTCGATTTGTAACAGGATCTGGCTTAAAGGCATGAACCATATCAGGAAACTTTAATGGATCACGAATAAAGAAAATCTTTAAGTTGTTTCCAACTAAGTCCCAATTCCCGTCCTCAGTATAAAATTTAATTGCAAACCCACGTGGGTCACGTAATGTTTCTGGTGAATGTATTCCATGTATGACCGTTGAAAATCGGACAAATACCGGCGTTTTTACACTTGTATTTGTAAACACTTTTGCCCTTGTATATTTCGAAATATCATCATCGCCTACTTTTCCGTACGATTCAAAGTAGCCATGTGCGCCTGCCCCACGCCCGTGTACAACCCGCTCTGGTATACGTTCCCGGTCAAAATGACTGACCTTTTCAAGGAAATCATAGTTTTCAAGTGTTGTGGGACCACGATTCCCTACGGTACGAACATTTTGGTTATCTTTAACTGGATGTCCTTGACGATTTGTTAGCGTATCTTCTTGCTCATTTGCGGCTTTGCGACCATCGCTTGCATCACCAGCTCCGTCAACATTTGTTCCATAAGAAGCAGATTTTTTTTGCTCATCCATTTGCTACACACAACTCCTTTACATTTTGTTCTAACTTAGCCTTGCCAAATGAAGGAAAGTTATGCATAAAAAAACAGACAGCTTGTTAGCTATCTGCTTTGGTTCAATTCAAACGTTTGTTTCATTCTATGTTTATACCATGTTCTACTTTCGTATCTCACTCATCTGACAGTTATCTTTCCTGACTGAATGATTGTTGGTTAATTTGAATACTATTTAATGTCGCAAATACGCCATTCTTCTCGATGAGCTCTTCGTACGTGCCTTGTTCAGCAATTCCTTCTTTTGTGACCACAACAATATGATCTGCATGACGAATTGTCGCAAGACGGTGCGCAATAACCAACGTCGTTCGATCGACTGCAAGCTCTTGCAGCGACTCTTGTATCATCGCTTCAGTCTCTGTATCCAGCGCAGATGTGGCTATCTAATATTAAAATCGGTGGATTCTTGAGAAAGGTACGTGCGATTGCAATACGTTGCTTTTGCCCCCCTGATAACTTCAAGCCCCGTTGACCAATTTGTGTATCGTATCCGTGTGGAAGAGATTCAATTAAGCTTTCTAAATTCGCAAGACGGGCTGCATGTAATCATCTTCAGTTTTTACCTCTGCCTAAAGGCAGACCCCTTTTTAAATTAAACATTCACTCTAATCAGATATAAATAAAAGAAACGAGTTGTACTAGTCCCTAGGAAAAATTTTTACGTTGAGCCTGCTACCTAGTTGTTAGCAGGCTCAATGTCCTCACCAATTGTAATCACTTCCGTCTCTAATTCTACATCAAACTTTTCTTTAACCGTTTTTCTTACATAGTCGACAAGACTCATATAATCCGTTGCCGTGGCTTGATTGACATTGACAATAAATCCAGCATGTTTCTTTGAAACTTCCGCTCCACCGATTCTTGTCCCCTGCAACCCACTGTCTTGAATTAACTTACCCGCGAACATGCCTGGAGGACGTTTAAATACACTTCCACACGAAGGATACTCCAGAGGCTGCTTTGTTTCCCGGGCAATTGTCAGCTCATCCATCTTCATTTTGATTTGAGCTGTGTCACCCGCCTGGAGTTTCATAGTACCTTCTAGAGCAATATAGCGTTTCTTCGAAAAAACACTCGTTCGATAACAAAAGTCAAAGTCTTCTTTTTCTAGCGTTAAGAACTCTCCTTCTACAGTTAACACTAAAACACGTTCCAGAACATCTGAAATTTGACCTCCATAAGCTCCTGCATTCATAAAAAATGCGCCTCCGACTGTGCCTGGAATACCACACGCAAATTCTAATCCTGTTAATTTCGCATTCAATGCTTCACGCGAAGCGCCAATAATGGTTGCACCTGTTTGTGCCGTCATTGTCTCTCCATCAATATGAATCTTATTTAGTTTCTTTAAACTTAAAGTGATTCCTCGAATGCCACCATCTTTAACAATCACATTTGATCCATTACCAAGTAACGTAACCGGCACACTGTTTTTATGAGCAAACTGTAAAACAGTTTGTGTTTCCTCATACGTAGCCGGAGTAATAAATAAATCGGCTAAGCCACCCATTTGCGTATACGTGTGTTTATTAATCGGCTCATGCTCATGGACAGACCCTTCTGTTAACATTTTCACCAATGGTCGGCATGTCTCATTATATGTTTTCATTATCATCTTCCTCTAGCTAAATCATTTCAAATGACCACATACTACCACACCTATATGCGCATGCGTCCATTATTGTGCTTTTAAGTTGTGTCGACTTTCACTCGAACTACGCTTTTAACGTGCATCCTGCTTGCCAATCACATTCCTTCATTATGACGGATTTCCGTCTAAAAAAACAGACCAAACATCCTTTTGGTCTGTTTTTCACTATTTTTTAGAATGAGCTTTTTAATCTGGACGCTTTAATGAGTAACGTTCACCCAGTTGAGCATAGTTAGGACCAGCTAAACGGGCAACCGGCTTTAATTTATCTAAATCGATGTATTTCTTTTCTTTATTCAATACAGCCTCGTCTATATGCATGCCTTTCACACGGGCAATAAGTAGATCAAACGAAACAGCACCTTCATCATTTTTAGTAGGCAGATGGCTTTCCAATACGCATTCGAACCGGACTCGTGCTTCTCTAATTCCTGGCGTAGTAATAAAGGTACTTTCGACTAGATTTAGAGATGTTCGTGCTAGTTCACTTTCATCAGCATTTAATGTAGCTGCCGTTTCATTCATGTTCTCAACCAAATCTTCACTAACAACATGTATAACCAACTCATTATGCGCGATTGCATTACGCGCAGTGTCTTTCATTGTCCCATTTCGTCTGCCTACAGCAATTGAGACAAGAGGTGGATCTCCAGCAAGCATATTAAAGAAACTAAATGGAGCCGCATTAATAATTTCTCCTTCAGTAGATTTCGTTGTGACAAAAGCAATTGGCCTTGGGACAATTGTGCCACTCATTATTTTATAACGGTCTCTCAATGACATCTGGTCCATTTGCAGTACATACATGTCATCGTACCTCCATTCTTCTTTACCCTTATTATAGCTTTATTATGGATTCATCCGCTATAATTCCCGCTTACTTGGCGTTTAATGCTGCACCATTTCGCTCATACTAACCTCGAGGTGATTTTGCGTGGAACCACTATTTTTAATCCTTTTCCGTACTGTAATTATGTTTTTCGCGGTACTCCTCTTTTTTCGATTAACAGGAAAAAAAGACCTAGGGGAAGTGAGCGTCCTTGATGTCATTGTGACATTAATGATTGCAGAACTTGCCGTTGTATTAATTGATGATCCTGAACTACCCTTATATCGTGGGTTAGCGCCGATTGCGCTACTCATTCTCTTGCAGCGTATTTTCTCTTACATTCAAGTTAAAAGCCAGAAATTCCGTGATTTAGTAGATGGAGAGCCCGTTATTTTGATTCGTAATGGTGAGTTATTACAAGAAAATATTCGTAAACAAAATTACAACATTGATGATATTATGCTCCAACTTCGTGACAAGACGATAGCCGATATTCAAGAAGTTGACTGGGCATTACTCGAACCTTCAGGAACATTATCCATATTCACGAAAAGTGACAATAAACCATTCTCATTGCCACTCATTATGGATGGCATCATCCAACATGACCATTTACAGATTCTTGGTTACTCAGTGGAGTGGCTTAAAACGGAGCTACAAAAACAGGGAATTGCCGATTCATCGAGGGTTTTTTATTGCAGTTATGTGAACGATCAGTTCATGATTCAGAAAAAAAAAGCTTCGCCATGACGCAATTTTATTTTTAACGGGTATAGCTCTTGTATAGAAAGGCGGTGTGCAGATGCCACGCTACCAGAAAGCGATTCTACTTTACAATCAGCAAGCAGGCCAAGAAGACGCACAAGAATTGTTGCCAAAAACGATCGCCAAATTAGCTCCAGAAATTGTCGAATTTACGATTATTCAAACGCTCAAACAAGGGGACGCAGAGAGAATATGTCTTGAGCGGGCCGCCGACATGGATTTACTTTTAATTATGGGTGGCGATGGAACGGTTCATGAATGCGTGAACGGAATGATGAAACAAAAAAGTCGTCCTACTATTGCTATCCTGCCAGCAGGGACATGCAATGACTTATCTAGAGGATTACAAAATGAAACATTTGACGAAGCACTCGATGCCATTTTAGAAGGACATACACTCGCAATTGATATCGGTCAACAAAACGAGCAATATTTCAGTAATTTCTCTGGCGTTGGATTGATAACAGAAGCGTCCAAGGAAATTGAAGAAGAAACGAAGGACAAGTTTGGTAAACTAGGTTATCTCATCAGTGCTGTCCGTTCACTCAAAGAGCCACAATCCTTTTCGTATCAACTCGAAACAGAGGAAGGGGAGACATCGACTGGCGAAGCTGTTATGATTTTAGCAATGAATGGAAAATACATCGGTACCGTTGGTTTATTTGAAGAGAACATCTCTCTTTCAGACGGTTTTTTGCATCTATTCATTATTAAGGAAGCAGGAATGACGTTAATTAAGAATATGTACAATCAAGCAAGAATGGACAATGGCTGGCTAAATGAACCAGAAGGATTAGAGATCTTTCGATCAGCTAGCTTTAAATTAGAAACATTCCCTATGCTCGATATTGACAGCGATGGTGAACAAAACGAGGAAACACCCGTCATGTATAAGCTACATAAAGGGGAGCTCACGTTTATTTGCGGTACGAAAGAAACGGATCGTTAACACAAATGCGTTGTGTCGTATTTCGTACGAAACGTAAGGAGCTTTTTATAAGCCATTTTTAGTGGCAAAAAAAGCACTTAGGGTAAATCCCTAGGTGCTGAAAGCTTATCGGCAAAGCTAGTACCAACTCTGATTTAAACGTAAAAACGATCCTAACCTTTACAGACCCTCAAATCTCTGCCTTGAGCATTACCGTTTCGCATTCCGTTCGTGATTGACCGTCAATCATTAATTAAAAAGGAGTATTTACATAAATACTTGCCATTTAGTTAGCAGCTTTCATCCGTACACGCATCACCTTGCTGCATGATTTGAATTCCACCGTCTTCTTCTTTTACTTTTTCAAGCACTTGCAAAATAGCTTCTTTCGGTTGTGCGCCCGAAACAGCATATTTTCGGTTAAACACAAAAAATGGAACACCTTGCACACCAATCTGTGAACCTTCTTGCTGATCGCGCTCCACTTGATCTTTATAATCATCATTCTCTATAAGTGCCGCGACTGCTTCTTCATCTAACTTCGCTGCTGCCGCAATTTCTTTGAACGTTTCGGGTTTACCTACATGCTTCCCTTCAGTGAAATGTGCTTTCAGCAACAATTCCATCACTTCGCCCATTTTCCCATGTTCTTTTGCATAATGACTTAGGCGATGTGCGTCCATTGTATTTACCACCTGAATGTTTTCCAGCTGATAATTCAAGCCCACTTCTGCTGCTTGAGCTGTAACTTGTGCATTCATTTCCTTCGCTTTCTCTATTGGCATTTGATACTTCTTAGCCAATTCCTCAACCATTGTTTTATTTGAGTTTTTAGGTGCACTTGGATCAAGCTGAAAGCTTTTATAAGTAATAGCCACTTCCTCTGGAAACTCTTCTAACGCTTGTTCTAACTTGCGCTTCCCGATATAACAAAACGGACAAGCTATGTCCGACCATATTTCTACCTGCATGAGAATTGCTCCTTTCCTCTCTCTTTACGATATACACCGCACGTTATACACGCAAGCTATTTGCACTACCACATCAACCATTACTTCATTTTATTCCAAAAATTAGAAATCGATTTTACGTGTTCTCTACTAGCCTTCTCGATCGAGAAAAACAATAAAGAAGCTCTTTTCTATCAGCATTTTTAATGATAAAAAAAGTGATCCAAGTAAACTTTGGCTTCGTTATCTAAGTAACAAGACAAAAAGAAAGATGACCACCAACATGGTGGTGGCACATTCCATTCTTTTTTCCTTATCTAGATCTATTTTTATAGAAGGTGTGCTCATTGTTGACCGATATTCTAATTCAAACGTTTGATTCTATTTCTAACAGTTGGCTAATCAGCTAGAACGAGCAACGCATCCCAGTTGCTCGTTTTTCTTTAAGCTATATGGTTTATTATGATCTTTCTTCAGAAGCCCGCTTTAATCGTGCGACTCCTTCAATAATCTCATCTTCGTCCAACCCTCCATACCCAAGTACAAGTTCATTTTGATGCAGCCCTTTTTCGATAGCGAAATCTTCCACAAAAGCCGCTTTAACACCATTTTCTTTAAGCTTGTCTTTATCTATTCGCTCATGAAATCGAACAACTAAATGCATACCCGCAGCCTGACCGATTATGCGATCTTCTCCAAAAGCTTCCTCGATCGCTGCCACCAGTACTTTACGCCTCTTGGCATAGACTTTTTTCATACGCCTTATATGTTTTTCGAATAAGCCTTTTTCAATAAACTTCGCTAACGTTAATTGCTCAAGTGTAGAAGAATGGCGATCGGTGAACCATTTGACGTTTTCACTTGCTTCAACTAAATGAAACGGCAACACCATATAGCCAATACGGATACTAGGTACCAATATCTTGCTAAATGTCCCTACATAAATGACTCGATCCGGATCGAGTGCTTGCATTGATTGAACAGGGGTCCCTTCATAAATAAACTCACTATCATAGTCATCTTCAACAATGTATGTTCCATTTGTTCTTGCATACTCAACAAGTTGAATCCGCCTTTTTACTGGCATAATGACCCCTAATGGAAATTGATGGGAAGGGATTGTAAAAACAAAACGTGGTTTCTCTGTTTGTGGTAATAACTCCGGTCTCATGCCATGTTGATCTGCTTGAACTGGGTAAATGCTTGCGTCAGCATAAGAAAAAATTTGCCTCATTTCGTCTGTAACAGGGTCCTCAACACAAACTAGATCTCCCTTTTTGTTAAGAAGCCTCGTAAGTAATGAGAGCGCTTGAGTAGCACCTGTAGTAATAACAATTTGGCGTGGGTCAGCTCTGACGCCACGCATTCGCTCTAAATAAGTAGCAATTTCTTTTCGTAACGCAAAAGCTCCTTTTGCGCTCTGGTAACCAAATAGACGATCTTCTGACTCCATGCAAACTTGCTTAAATAAATTCCCCCAAGTATGTCTTGGAAAATGTTCAGTGGACGGATGACTTGCTTTAAAGTCGATTACATTCTGGCACTGTTGTAAT
This window encodes:
- a CDS encoding catalase, with the protein product MDEQKKSASYGTNVDGAGDASDGRKAANEQEDTLTNRQGHPVKDNQNVRTVGNRGPTTLENYDFLEKVSHFDRERIPERVVHGRGAGAHGYFESYGKVGDDDISKYTRAKVFTNTSVKTPVFVRFSTVIHGIHSPETLRDPRGFAIKFYTEDGNWDLVGNNLKIFFIRDPLKFPDMVHAFKPDPVTNRQSMERFFDFVSQSPEATHMITFLFSPWGIPANYRHMQGSGVHAYRWVNEEGKAVLVKYHWEPVQGIKNLTQEEADQIQGQNFNHATQDLYDAIEKGDYPEWELYVQIMEDSEHPELDFDPLDPTKLWYKDKFPWHKVGKMVLNKNPENYFAEVEQAAFGTGVLVDGLDFSDDKLLQGRTFSYSDTQRHRVGANYLQLPINAPKKRVATNQRDGQMTYQVDSPPSNNPHINYEPSVIGGLKEAEKTGELHTPHVSGEVKGEAIDRPNNFGQAGETYRRLADWEKDELISNLSGALADVHDAVREQMIKNITAADADYGKRLQDGIKREQESMKEKQADAVREAGQKGDPSDPY
- a CDS encoding DUF421 domain-containing protein, with translation MEPLFLILFRTVIMFFAVLLFFRLTGKKDLGEVSVLDVIVTLMIAELAVVLIDDPELPLYRGLAPIALLILLQRIFSYIQVKSQKFRDLVDGEPVILIRNGELLQENIRKQNYNIDDIMLQLRDKTIADIQEVDWALLEPSGTLSIFTKSDNKPFSLPLIMDGIIQHDHLQILGYSVEWLKTELQKQGIADSSRVFYCSYVNDQFMIQKKKASP
- the murB gene encoding UDP-N-acetylmuramate dehydrogenase; translation: MIMKTYNETCRPLVKMLTEGSVHEHEPINKHTYTQMGGLADLFITPATYEETQTVLQFAHKNSVPVTLLGNGSNVIVKDGGIRGITLSLKKLNKIHIDGETMTAQTGATIIGASREALNAKLTGLEFACGIPGTVGGAFFMNAGAYGGQISDVLERVLVLTVEGEFLTLEKEDFDFCYRTSVFSKKRYIALEGTMKLQAGDTAQIKMKMDELTIARETKQPLEYPSCGSVFKRPPGMFAGKLIQDSGLQGTRIGGAEVSKKHAGFIVNVNQATATDYMSLVDYVRKTVKEKFDVELETEVITIGEDIEPANN
- a CDS encoding diacylglycerol/lipid kinase family protein, translating into MPRYQKAILLYNQQAGQEDAQELLPKTIAKLAPEIVEFTIIQTLKQGDAERICLERAADMDLLLIMGGDGTVHECVNGMMKQKSRPTIAILPAGTCNDLSRGLQNETFDEALDAILEGHTLAIDIGQQNEQYFSNFSGVGLITEASKEIEEETKDKFGKLGYLISAVRSLKEPQSFSYQLETEEGETSTGEAVMILAMNGKYIGTVGLFEENISLSDGFLHLFIIKEAGMTLIKNMYNQARMDNGWLNEPEGLEIFRSASFKLETFPMLDIDSDGEQNEETPVMYKLHKGELTFICGTKETDR
- a CDS encoding flavin reductase family protein, whose amino-acid sequence is MYVLQMDQMSLRDRYKIMSGTIVPRPIAFVTTKSTEGEIINAAPFSFFNMLAGDPPLVSIAVGRRNGTMKDTARNAIAHNELVIHVVSEDLVENMNETAATLNADESELARTSLNLVESTFITTPGIREARVRFECVLESHLPTKNDEGAVSFDLLIARVKGMHIDEAVLNKEKKYIDLDKLKPVARLAGPNYAQLGERYSLKRPD
- a CDS encoding DsbA family oxidoreductase; protein product: MQVEIWSDIACPFCYIGKRKLEQALEEFPEEVAITYKSFQLDPSAPKNSNKTMVEELAKKYQMPIEKAKEMNAQVTAQAAEVGLNYQLENIQVVNTMDAHRLSHYAKEHGKMGEVMELLLKAHFTEGKHVGKPETFKEIAAAAKLDEEAVAALIENDDYKDQVERDQQEGSQIGVQGVPFFVFNRKYAVSGAQPKEAILQVLEKVKEEDGGIQIMQQGDACTDESC
- a CDS encoding PLP-dependent aminotransferase family protein; the protein is MLWFSLSRQSTKTLVQQIEEELRQKIFSGNLIEHQKLPSSRELASSLGVSRNTVNEAYEQLLLEGYIYQVPRSGTYVSQGLAFRKGLGSVPKLQEYKEELQQCQNVIDFKASHPSTEHFPRHTWGNLFKQVCMESEDRLFGYQSAKGAFALRKEIATYLERMRGVRADPRQIVITTGATQALSLLTRLLNKKGDLVCVEDPVTDEMRQIFSYADASIYPVQADQHGMRPELLPQTEKPRFVFTIPSHQFPLGVIMPVKRRIQLVEYARTNGTYIVEDDYDSEFIYEGTPVQSMQALDPDRVIYVGTFSKILVPSIRIGYMVLPFHLVEASENVKWFTDRHSSTLEQLTLAKFIEKGLFEKHIRRMKKVYAKRRKVLVAAIEEAFGEDRIIGQAAGMHLVVRFHERIDKDKLKENGVKAAFVEDFAIEKGLHQNELVLGYGGLDEDEIIEGVARLKRASEERS